A single Vigna radiata var. radiata cultivar VC1973A chromosome 8, Vradiata_ver6, whole genome shotgun sequence DNA region contains:
- the LOC106772720 gene encoding folylpolyglutamate synthase isoform X2 yields the protein MCEPHSVIQIQRKDRIDIQIISASLFLPFCSHWFIYNTSSEEVPFHMENNVVTNGQKPNFPSSSFEAAMEKISSLITRQRRGEKPPIANKLEMMSLYLKILGLEEDINRLNIIHVAGTKGKGSTCIFCEAILRECGFRTGVFTSPHLIDVRERFRIDGMDISEDKFLQYFWDCWNQLEENTTEKLSMPPLFLFLTILAFKIFISEQVDAAIIEVGLGGKEDSTNVIKKPTVCGITSLGMDHTEILGDTLGQIASHKAGIFKPKVPAFTVPQPPEAMGVIFERAKEFMVPLEVTEPLDCKQIKGLKLGLSGDHQFYNAALAVSLCRCWLQKTGNWEKKYQDDSNLPDEFMRGLSTAHFSGRAQIVYASTSNSHCSEIVSKNCGELIFYLDGAHSPESMEACAKWFSNAVEIPLKSSFEVQKADGSSENGHILHKGNTLGQFEKSFKRILLFNCLDVRNPHILLPRLVNTCASSGVHFSRALFVPNMSKYSKVVSGASAISSDLHGIDLSWQFNLQRIWEKITHGKEITVPIEKDFKIDSKEILPPPEFLNDNAPSGGHSHNGFASSAVIPSLPLAIKWLQDCVKEHPSTRLQVLVTGSLHLVGDVLKLLKR from the exons ATGTGTGAACCTCACTCTGTAATACAAATTCAGAGAAAGGATAGAATAGATATTCAGATCATTTCAGCTTCTCTGTTTCTTCCATTTTGTTCTCACT GGTTTATATATAACACTTCATCTGAAGAAGTTCCTTTTCATATGGAAAACAATGTCGTCACCAATGGGCAAAAGCCAAATTTCCCATCGTCTTCATTTGAAGCTGCCATGGAGAAGATTTCATCTCTTATTACCCGCCAAAGGCGAGGGGAAAAGCCACCGATTGCTAACAAATTAGAAATGATGTCATTGTATCTTAAG ATACTGGGTTTGGAGGAAGATATAAATAGGCTCAACATTATTCATGTGGCAGGCACAAAGGGGAAG GGTTCAACATGCATATTCTGTGAGGCAATCTTAAGGGAGTGTGGCTTTCGCACTGGAGTTTTTACATCCCCTCACTTAATTGACGTTCGGGAACGATTTCGTATTGATGG GATGGACATATCTGAAGACAAATTTTTGCAATATTTCTGGGATTGTTGGAATCAATTGGAg GAAAACACAACGGAGAAGCTTTCAATGCCCCCACTATTTCTGTTTCTTACTATATTGGcgttcaaaatatttatatctgaGCAG GTTGATGCTGCCATTATTGAAGTTGGACTTGGAGGCAAAGAAGACTCAACTAATGTG ATCAAAAAGCCCACTGTTTGTGGCATCACTTCTCTTGGCATGGATCATACTGAAATATTGG GAGATACTCTTGGACAGATAGCTTCACACAAGGCAGGGATTTTTAAG CCTAAAGTTCCTGCATTCACAGTACCACAACCTCCGGAAGCAATGGGTGTTATCTTTGAGAGAGCCAAAGAATTCATG GTTCCCCTGGAAGTGACTGAACCTTTAGATTGTAAACAAATAAAGGGATTAAAGCTTGGTTTATCCGGTGATCACCAATTCTATAATGCTGCTCTTGCGGTCTCACTTTGTAGATGCTGGCTTCAGAAAACTGGGAACTGGGAAAAGAAATATCAAGAT GATTCTAATTTGCCAGATGAATTTATGAGAGGCCTTTCAACTGCACATTTTTCTGGAAGGGCTCAGATTGTTTATGCCTCCACTTCAAATTCCCACTGTTCAGAAATTGTGTCCAAAAATTGTGgagagttgatattttatttggatGGAGCTCATAGTCCGGAGAGCATGGAGGCTTGTGCAAAGTGGTTCTCTAATGCTGTAGAAATTCCATTAAAATCGTCTTTTGAAGTGCAAAAGGCAGATGGATCTTCAGAAAATGGTCACATACTACACAAAGGAAATACCTTGGGGCAGTTTGAGAAATCTTTTAAGCGG ATTCTCCTATTCAATTGCTTAGATGTGAGAAATCCCCATATTTTGCTTCCACGGCTGGTGAATACATGTGCTTCTTCAG GTGTTCATTTCTCAAGAGCACTTTTTGTCCCAAATATGTCAAAATATAGTAAGGTTGTTTCTGGTGCATCAGCTATTTCTTCTGATCTCCATGGCATAGATCTGTCATGGCAATTTAACCTCCAAAGAATTTGGGAGAAGATTACACACGGGAAAG AAATAACCGTGCCAATTGAAAAGGATTTCAAGATAGATAGCAAGGAGATCCTACCACCTCCCGAGTTTCTTAACGATAATGCTCCGAGTGGTGGTCATTCTCATAACGGTTTTGCGAGCAGTGCAGTAATACCTTCATTACCATTGGCAATCAAATGGCTGCAGGATTGTGTCAAAGAACACCCTTCCACAAGGCTTCAG GTTCTTGTCACCGGATCGCTGCATCTTGTTGGAGATGTGCTAAAGCTCTTGAAAAGATGA
- the LOC106772720 gene encoding folylpolyglutamate synthase isoform X1, translating to MCEPHSVIQIQRKDRIDIQIISASLFLPFCSHWFIYNTSSEEVPFHMENNVVTNGQKPNFPSSSFEAAMEKISSLITRQRRGEKPPIANKLEMMSLYLKILGLEEDINRLNIIHVAGTKGKGSTCIFCEAILRECGFRTGVFTSPHLIDVRERFRIDGMDISEDKFLQYFWDCWNQLEENTTEKLSMPPLFLFLTILAFKIFISEQVDAAIIEVGLGGKEDSTNVIKKPTVCGITSLGMDHTEILGDTLGQIASHKAGIFKPKVPAFTVPQPPEAMGVIFERAKEFMVPLEVTEPLDCKQIKGLKLGLSGDHQFYNAALAVSLCRCWLQKTGNWEKKYQDQFQDSNLPDEFMRGLSTAHFSGRAQIVYASTSNSHCSEIVSKNCGELIFYLDGAHSPESMEACAKWFSNAVEIPLKSSFEVQKADGSSENGHILHKGNTLGQFEKSFKRILLFNCLDVRNPHILLPRLVNTCASSGVHFSRALFVPNMSKYSKVVSGASAISSDLHGIDLSWQFNLQRIWEKITHGKEITVPIEKDFKIDSKEILPPPEFLNDNAPSGGHSHNGFASSAVIPSLPLAIKWLQDCVKEHPSTRLQVLVTGSLHLVGDVLKLLKR from the exons ATGTGTGAACCTCACTCTGTAATACAAATTCAGAGAAAGGATAGAATAGATATTCAGATCATTTCAGCTTCTCTGTTTCTTCCATTTTGTTCTCACT GGTTTATATATAACACTTCATCTGAAGAAGTTCCTTTTCATATGGAAAACAATGTCGTCACCAATGGGCAAAAGCCAAATTTCCCATCGTCTTCATTTGAAGCTGCCATGGAGAAGATTTCATCTCTTATTACCCGCCAAAGGCGAGGGGAAAAGCCACCGATTGCTAACAAATTAGAAATGATGTCATTGTATCTTAAG ATACTGGGTTTGGAGGAAGATATAAATAGGCTCAACATTATTCATGTGGCAGGCACAAAGGGGAAG GGTTCAACATGCATATTCTGTGAGGCAATCTTAAGGGAGTGTGGCTTTCGCACTGGAGTTTTTACATCCCCTCACTTAATTGACGTTCGGGAACGATTTCGTATTGATGG GATGGACATATCTGAAGACAAATTTTTGCAATATTTCTGGGATTGTTGGAATCAATTGGAg GAAAACACAACGGAGAAGCTTTCAATGCCCCCACTATTTCTGTTTCTTACTATATTGGcgttcaaaatatttatatctgaGCAG GTTGATGCTGCCATTATTGAAGTTGGACTTGGAGGCAAAGAAGACTCAACTAATGTG ATCAAAAAGCCCACTGTTTGTGGCATCACTTCTCTTGGCATGGATCATACTGAAATATTGG GAGATACTCTTGGACAGATAGCTTCACACAAGGCAGGGATTTTTAAG CCTAAAGTTCCTGCATTCACAGTACCACAACCTCCGGAAGCAATGGGTGTTATCTTTGAGAGAGCCAAAGAATTCATG GTTCCCCTGGAAGTGACTGAACCTTTAGATTGTAAACAAATAAAGGGATTAAAGCTTGGTTTATCCGGTGATCACCAATTCTATAATGCTGCTCTTGCGGTCTCACTTTGTAGATGCTGGCTTCAGAAAACTGGGAACTGGGAAAAGAAATATCAAGAT CAATTTCAGGATTCTAATTTGCCAGATGAATTTATGAGAGGCCTTTCAACTGCACATTTTTCTGGAAGGGCTCAGATTGTTTATGCCTCCACTTCAAATTCCCACTGTTCAGAAATTGTGTCCAAAAATTGTGgagagttgatattttatttggatGGAGCTCATAGTCCGGAGAGCATGGAGGCTTGTGCAAAGTGGTTCTCTAATGCTGTAGAAATTCCATTAAAATCGTCTTTTGAAGTGCAAAAGGCAGATGGATCTTCAGAAAATGGTCACATACTACACAAAGGAAATACCTTGGGGCAGTTTGAGAAATCTTTTAAGCGG ATTCTCCTATTCAATTGCTTAGATGTGAGAAATCCCCATATTTTGCTTCCACGGCTGGTGAATACATGTGCTTCTTCAG GTGTTCATTTCTCAAGAGCACTTTTTGTCCCAAATATGTCAAAATATAGTAAGGTTGTTTCTGGTGCATCAGCTATTTCTTCTGATCTCCATGGCATAGATCTGTCATGGCAATTTAACCTCCAAAGAATTTGGGAGAAGATTACACACGGGAAAG AAATAACCGTGCCAATTGAAAAGGATTTCAAGATAGATAGCAAGGAGATCCTACCACCTCCCGAGTTTCTTAACGATAATGCTCCGAGTGGTGGTCATTCTCATAACGGTTTTGCGAGCAGTGCAGTAATACCTTCATTACCATTGGCAATCAAATGGCTGCAGGATTGTGTCAAAGAACACCCTTCCACAAGGCTTCAG GTTCTTGTCACCGGATCGCTGCATCTTGTTGGAGATGTGCTAAAGCTCTTGAAAAGATGA
- the LOC106772720 gene encoding folylpolyglutamate synthase isoform X3 produces MKCMLSTQILGLEEDINRLNIIHVAGTKGKGSTCIFCEAILRECGFRTGVFTSPHLIDVRERFRIDGMDISEDKFLQYFWDCWNQLEENTTEKLSMPPLFLFLTILAFKIFISEQVDAAIIEVGLGGKEDSTNVIKKPTVCGITSLGMDHTEILGDTLGQIASHKAGIFKPKVPAFTVPQPPEAMGVIFERAKEFMVPLEVTEPLDCKQIKGLKLGLSGDHQFYNAALAVSLCRCWLQKTGNWEKKYQDQFQDSNLPDEFMRGLSTAHFSGRAQIVYASTSNSHCSEIVSKNCGELIFYLDGAHSPESMEACAKWFSNAVEIPLKSSFEVQKADGSSENGHILHKGNTLGQFEKSFKRILLFNCLDVRNPHILLPRLVNTCASSGVHFSRALFVPNMSKYSKVVSGASAISSDLHGIDLSWQFNLQRIWEKITHGKEITVPIEKDFKIDSKEILPPPEFLNDNAPSGGHSHNGFASSAVIPSLPLAIKWLQDCVKEHPSTRLQVLVTGSLHLVGDVLKLLKR; encoded by the exons ATGAAATGCATGCTTTCTACACAGATACTGGGTTTGGAGGAAGATATAAATAGGCTCAACATTATTCATGTGGCAGGCACAAAGGGGAAG GGTTCAACATGCATATTCTGTGAGGCAATCTTAAGGGAGTGTGGCTTTCGCACTGGAGTTTTTACATCCCCTCACTTAATTGACGTTCGGGAACGATTTCGTATTGATGG GATGGACATATCTGAAGACAAATTTTTGCAATATTTCTGGGATTGTTGGAATCAATTGGAg GAAAACACAACGGAGAAGCTTTCAATGCCCCCACTATTTCTGTTTCTTACTATATTGGcgttcaaaatatttatatctgaGCAG GTTGATGCTGCCATTATTGAAGTTGGACTTGGAGGCAAAGAAGACTCAACTAATGTG ATCAAAAAGCCCACTGTTTGTGGCATCACTTCTCTTGGCATGGATCATACTGAAATATTGG GAGATACTCTTGGACAGATAGCTTCACACAAGGCAGGGATTTTTAAG CCTAAAGTTCCTGCATTCACAGTACCACAACCTCCGGAAGCAATGGGTGTTATCTTTGAGAGAGCCAAAGAATTCATG GTTCCCCTGGAAGTGACTGAACCTTTAGATTGTAAACAAATAAAGGGATTAAAGCTTGGTTTATCCGGTGATCACCAATTCTATAATGCTGCTCTTGCGGTCTCACTTTGTAGATGCTGGCTTCAGAAAACTGGGAACTGGGAAAAGAAATATCAAGAT CAATTTCAGGATTCTAATTTGCCAGATGAATTTATGAGAGGCCTTTCAACTGCACATTTTTCTGGAAGGGCTCAGATTGTTTATGCCTCCACTTCAAATTCCCACTGTTCAGAAATTGTGTCCAAAAATTGTGgagagttgatattttatttggatGGAGCTCATAGTCCGGAGAGCATGGAGGCTTGTGCAAAGTGGTTCTCTAATGCTGTAGAAATTCCATTAAAATCGTCTTTTGAAGTGCAAAAGGCAGATGGATCTTCAGAAAATGGTCACATACTACACAAAGGAAATACCTTGGGGCAGTTTGAGAAATCTTTTAAGCGG ATTCTCCTATTCAATTGCTTAGATGTGAGAAATCCCCATATTTTGCTTCCACGGCTGGTGAATACATGTGCTTCTTCAG GTGTTCATTTCTCAAGAGCACTTTTTGTCCCAAATATGTCAAAATATAGTAAGGTTGTTTCTGGTGCATCAGCTATTTCTTCTGATCTCCATGGCATAGATCTGTCATGGCAATTTAACCTCCAAAGAATTTGGGAGAAGATTACACACGGGAAAG AAATAACCGTGCCAATTGAAAAGGATTTCAAGATAGATAGCAAGGAGATCCTACCACCTCCCGAGTTTCTTAACGATAATGCTCCGAGTGGTGGTCATTCTCATAACGGTTTTGCGAGCAGTGCAGTAATACCTTCATTACCATTGGCAATCAAATGGCTGCAGGATTGTGTCAAAGAACACCCTTCCACAAGGCTTCAG GTTCTTGTCACCGGATCGCTGCATCTTGTTGGAGATGTGCTAAAGCTCTTGAAAAGATGA